Part of the Athalia rosae chromosome 2, iyAthRosa1.1, whole genome shotgun sequence genome, GTCAGAGTTAAAAGgactgaaattcaaattctatCCAATttgtgagaatgaaaattaccaGTAACTCTGGAGGACCATCCTCTGCGTCCTCAGTAGACTGTTCCTCGCCAATTTTACTGAGATCCCAGACATGCAGACGTCGATCAGTACCGCTGCTTGCCAAAATTGTTTCATTATGCGGAGACCATTgtacttggaaaatttcgtccTTGTGAGACTCGAACGAGTGAAGCTTCAActtcaaatttctcaaatcCCATAAAGCTACAGTTTTGTCAGCACTTCCAGTTGCTAGGATAAATTCGGAATAGGGATTGAAACTTAGGCAATTTACTTCCGCTGTGTGAGCATCAACGGTATGACTTGGTTTGCTTGTATTATTACACCTGTTGGAAAAATAGAGTCATATTAGATTAGCGTATCAGATTCTAATGTGCTCAAGAggttaaaaaatattcgaaaaatactcTGATTTActgaattataaattgatGTCACATCAATTACCTTGTATCCCAAATCATAAGTTTTTGGTCGTCTGCAACAGATCCAAAAAGAGACTCATGGAGCAAGTGCCAGGCCACATCTTCGACTACAGCTGTGTGACCAGTAAAAATTGTTTTGGCATCAATTACTCTGTGTTCTTTAGGTGTAGCGTTAATATCCCACAAACATATAGTGTGGTCATCCGATGCGCTCAATAAGTAACCATTCAGATTGGGGTTCCAAGATAAACCGTAACCTTCTTTTTGGTGACCTCGTAACCTGAGGTCAGGATGGCATTCTCCATTTGGATCAGGTTTACTGGGATGTTTGGTATAATCAAAAACTAATACATCGCTGGATGGTGTCTTAGTAGCAATGACGCAAGGATTTTGAGGCATATATCGCGCTCTGTTAACTTCTCCTTCatggttgatttttatttcaatttcaatcttGCCACTAACAGAACCAAAGCCTCCaaattctcctttttcattgtCATAATGCGAAGCATCAAACTGTGCATCTTCGTTAGGCAGCTGTACACTGGCAATTAAAAGATGGTTCTGTTCATCCGAGGTATGGGTACCGAGAATGAGACGATGCACTGAATAGTCTTTGCCTTCAGGTCTGGTCACGTCAGGTAACCATTGAGCTGTGAGCGATGGCCATTCCAATGCATGGGTCATCACTAGGTCATACAAAAATGGTGTGTTCTTCTTCCATATCTTGTACTCTTCGTTGATGACACGTTCCTCGACTGCATCGTCAAAAGTTTCTAAAAAATAGGAATTTTATTGCTATACATTAACGGAATATTTGTGCTTCcaaaattcgaaattgagaaagaagCTTATAAATGTGCTTAATAGTTCTGTTTTGATTTTGGTTAAAGGTATAGCAATACTCCTCGTATAACCTGTTGTGAAATATTACAAAagaataacagaaaaaatgcCTGGTGATGTAGAGTGCACAACGCGCGTTCAGCGCTATTTCAAAATGCGATCGTTTACGAATTTGGGTGAAAGGAACGCGCGGTTTATCCGTTATCGAAGATGCAGAATCCACTCATAAgatagaaataatttgaacacCAACATGCGTAAATCAGTTGGCACAAAGTGGATACaatgaaatatacataaatcggCATATTTGGAATGTGACACTTAAGAGTAGACAAAGTTTGATGCACATGAAGAACGTAATCGAATTGTATGTATTTCAAAGATTTCAATTGAACTCTTACCTCCGTCTTTGTCTCCCATTTTTGCGTTTTCTAAATGCAGAAAAACGGTGAGAATTTTAGGCTACCTCTAAACAGACTGCGCCCGCCAAAAAGACGCGAAAGCTCAGAAACCGGGCACCGTCAGAAGCCGAAGCACATACCGCGTTCAAGAAAGATATTGAACTCGCTTTGAAAATGCTCACCTCACTAACCTCACCTCAGCTAAGTAGATGAAATAACGGAAACTGCGCACAGCGGACAAAAAGACGTACTTGAAACGCAGGCATTGGGAGAACGCTTGCGCCGTAAAAACTGAAGGAGTGAATTCAAATGGTGATGGATATacgtggagaaaaataatattctttaGAAAATAATGATTCAACTTTATTCATTCAACATTAACATTAGGGCTCGTCAAAGTCCAAGTTTTAATGTAAGTGAATGTCGCGTATAAATACTCAActcaaataattgtaaaaaaatattaatccaTTAACATCTGGCTGTACATAGTTTAACTCTTGGTCATTTCCTCCTCTTTATCAAGATATGAAGCACATCGCGGTGTTTGTAGATCGAATAGTTGAAACCAACAACTTATTGTATAACCAACTATGATTATTTTCAGGAAATATATTAACCGTCTTGGACATATTTGtgtcaagaattttcaaaattggtaCAAAATACTGGTGCACAGTGGTTTATCCCTCAATCGTTTTTATCAGAGATTAGAGGAATCTCTGCTTTTATCTGCTCATGTGATCGATGATGGAATACGAAAGAAATACCGCTAGACCAACACTGTCGGAGCGGTATATCTGGCAAGTGACGAGAATTGTGAGCATGTCTCCAATCTGACAAGTCGGAGTTGCAATCTGTGCCTTCTGGTGGACCCCGAATTTCGACTCCATTCACACATCTCTTGCATTTGAATctgcaaaagtaaaaaatgaagatattaaCAGGAGTTGAACGAAATATGATCAAGGCAGCTGTTGGAGAATATGCATTACTTGGAATGAGTGTCGGAGATAGTGTTTTCTTCTAAAGTGAACAAATCCCGCAAATCGCTCAATGTGAAATGTCTGGCAACGTCATCTTCCTGATCGACAACTGTAGAACTCAATGCCTTTTTATGGGCTTGCCTCtggaagattttttcctctatgGTACCAGtctggaaatttgaaaattagtaAGTCAACATTCTTCAAGAATTTGgactgtaattttttcaacactcaCGCAAAGTAATCGATAAATGAAACAAGGTTTCTTCTGGCCATCCCTCCAAACTCGTGCCATAGCCTGATCGTCGTTGGCGGGATTCCAATCAGGATCAAACATAACCAGTCGATTCGCACCGATCAAATTGAGACCACATCCACCAGCTTTTGAACTCAGCATAAAGATAAAGTCCCCGCTGTTTGGATCATTAAAACTATCTACCACTTTTGATCGCTTCTTTATAGTCATTGTTCCATCCAGTCTAACATAACGGTAGGTGCGTTTTCTACAGAGTTTCTCAAAAAGATCTAATGTCTGTGTATAATTTGATACTAGCACAACCTTGTCCGTAGTTGACGATTTTACAAGAGCCAGTAAACAGTCGAGTACCATTAATTTACCCGATAGTTCGGGCCGCACGtctctgaaaaaataacatgACACAACGTCAAACGTCACATCCCAATGAACTGACTGCCGAGAACTTACTTCGTGTTATAATTTGGGGGTAAAAGCTCAGCAGCATTTTCGAATCCCTCAGacttttccattattttttcgtatacTAAATCGGGATGATTGCATAGTTTCTTCAAGAGTGTGATTGCGGATAATGCTGAGAGGCTGCCCTTTTTACCACTACCAGGTTCATCACCTGAACACAGACATTGACACACATGATTAGCGAATTATCAAAGAAGATTGTTTGCATAAACACAGTGAAATTCTAATGAGCTGACCTTGCATTGATTTGCGAATGCTGTCACTCTTGATGAAATTCTGGTATAACTTGGTTTGTAGCGAATTTAATTTGACACAGATAACTAGTTCGTGTTTGACTGGTAAATACTTGGATAGCAAAGCACTTGTTCGCCTAATCAAGCATTTGTTAACCATAGTCACCAGTTCGTTAAGACATTCTTGGGCCTTTGCACGCTCTGAGTCAGTTGCACCGGCATCCTGACCTCTGAGAATCGGGATTTCGAATTTCCGCCGAAACTCCTAATGTGACATAAATTTTTTGCTGAAGATTCTTGAGTAAATAAAATAGTGATTAAGTCTTACCTGTGCAGTTCCGAGAAGTCCTTGATTTACGAAATGTACTAGTGAGAAATATTCAAGAAGATCATTTTGAATGGGTGTTCCACTAAGTAAAACGCGCCTTTTGGCTTTCAAGCCCATCAATGCCTGATACGTTTGATTCTCACTGTTTTTGAGACGATGTCCTTCATCGCATAAAACCAAACCAACTTCATCTTGATGCAATACATGGGAATGCAAGCGAAAAGTTTCGTAACTAATTATCAGAATTGGGTTTGCGCACCTGTATACGTAAAGTAAGAGTTAATGTTGTAAGAAATGATACTTGTAAGAACAACCAATGTTTTCAATAACAATAGAAAATCTGACAAACATACCTACGTCCATAGGTCTTCATAAATCCTTTCAATTTGTTATCGATGTCTAATTTACTTCCCCCATCAATAGCTAAAGGATTTACTCGTTTACCAAGCCACTTGTGTATCTCATTATACCAATTTTTGACAAGAGAACTAGGTGCAACAATCACTGCTTTTTCGATTAGCGGCTTTGCTTCAGGTCCTtcaggtcaaaaataaaataattatacctgGCAAAATTTTATTGGATAGGATGTTACTAATTTTTACTGatttgtatgtataacgaTAGTTACCTTGCTTTAAAAGAGTCCATAGCAAGGTAATACATTGTAGAGTTTTACCAAGACCCATTTCATCAGCCATTATACATCCATAAGCATTTTCTATGCGTTTTCCTGTGACACACTCGTACATAAATCTAACACCTTCCCTTTGATGAGGACGTAATATATCACATAGTACTGGATCTACTACTACATGAACCAGTTGTTTAgagctgaatgaaaaaatgatatctcATTACTGCATCAAAAGACAAAAACTTCAGTCAATTcttgagaaaaatagaaaattcatacgTATCCAATTTCAGCTTGTCATGTTCAGACAGTTCGGGAGGTGTATAAACTACTAAAGCATTAGCTTCATCAGGGTCATGAAGTGCACATCGTGGTCCTGCCATATGCATACCCAAACTTCGGCCCGAAAGTCTATATCCAGGTATGGGAATCTTGAACGGTTTGCTCAACAActtctttattctttcttccTGTGCATAAGAACAATGATTCAATTGAAGAGGTTCTTTGCTCTATCAGCTATAGTGAAGATATTTATGATCGAGATATACATGTTCTGATAATAATTCAGGCGTTGATGGGATTGCCATTTGCATGAGTGGCTTCCGTGATattacaatttctttttcagttctttttctcttgctCTCTCTCTGAGGTAAAGCAGGACCACCCAATTGAATGGGAGAAATTTCCCCGGGTCGTTTGCCCCGTTGGCTGGGGGCTGCTGATCGCATCTGGAATAGACCGCAATATGATTGATAATGGATCTTATtcaaccaagaaaaaaaagattactgTCATCTGTAAATAAGTGAAACAGTATTTTCATTGAATGATTAACATCACAGAGAGTGACGCAAACAAAGAACCCAGGTTAGATTTCCTGATGCTTATTTCATCAAACGCCAAAATTATGAGCAATTTCAATTGTCGGATCTAAATTATCGTATGGTTTACCATTTTGATGAATTCTTGTGTATGATTAGTACATTGTATGATTCTTGTGAACAGTGTCAACAAGTATAAACAATCGCAAACTTGACAGCAAATGTAgttatattgaaattttatgaatTGGCGGGACGGCAAGTCACACGTGCACGCGTTTTCGTCCAATCACGAAACTAACGGCGCGCACGTCATCCaataaagattgaaatttcaatcacCAGAATTTTGACTAATTGTAAAAGGAATAATTACACAGTCGTCGCAGTCGTTGACCAGGGTATACTTTTGAACTTCTTTATTACCCAATACATCTCGGACATTGAATATTTGTACAAAATTCGGAAACTGGAGTTATTCGCTATACCTCTATGAAGATATTCTCCATAAAATCTTCAAAGGCTTCATCGCTGCAATTCTTCAATACTTCTTTAAAATATTTACCTGGCCTAATATCATAATAGCATTCGATCAACTCACTGCACTTATTGTCAACTCTTGGTTTTATACCATAATAATTATCTATAAATTCAAGAACGGATTCCTTAGTCTGTAGGTTATTAAAATAGCATCTATCTTTCTTCGGAAGTATTTTCTCAAGCATGAATACTAAATGGTGATGCATACACAAAAAATGAGTAGGAATGCTGGCTGTAATGTCCAACCAATCTTGAATGCAAGTCAATGGAGTCTTTGAATAACCAGCAAAGAGGGCTGGGTTAGTTAACAGTCCGTTAGCAGACATAACACCTtggcaattgaaattttcatgcaAATTTTTGGCGTCTTTTAATTGCTTAACATCTCCATTAGCAATCAATGGCATCTTAATTGAGTCTCTGACAATTCTCAATCCCTCCAAGTCGATAGGTTCGTTTCGCATCTGTGGAGTTCTTGCGTGAACAGTGATGAAGGATAAACCTGCTTTCTCCAACATCTGACACAGTTCAATCGTCTTGCGAATATCTTTTAATAACCGTATTTTCACAGATACAGTAAAAGGTGGTGGTATTCGATTTCGAACCTGCAGTACCAAGTCCCTGACTAGCTCTGGTTTACCCAATAAATCGACACCATAGCCGCTTTTCATTGCCCAACGCTGTGGGCATCCACAATTCAAATCCACGCCACCGGCATATCTGTTAACAAATAGAGTGAACTACaacataaaataataatgacacaCTTCAGACAAAGATTGGATCAGGCAATTTTCTATCTTAGTTATGCACTGCCTTACGGTACAACCATTTCAGCTGCTCCTACAAAATCATCAACAGTTTTTGCAGCGAACTGAACAACAAGTGGCAcatcatttttgtttgttgaaaattcattatcaCGAGCCTCTGCAGACTGTACGAAAGAATCCGCCAATATCATTGGGGTAAAGCATAAATCGCAGTCATATCGTCGAACCAAAGTTCTGAACTGCAatctgtgaagaaaaaataatattggaGAATAAATTGAGGTTAAATTGCTTGAGCTGTTTTGAATCAAATCCAATTTCACGAACTTGCTATATCTAACCATTGGAGCACAGATTTTAGTTAACTGTGGTTGTTGGAGTATTTCCAGAATGTCCGTTGCCATTTTTCAGTCAAAAAAACGCTGTGCTTTCCTGTCCAAATGTTGACACGAAGTTTCCTAaagattcaaaaaacgaaatgcaaaaataaatcGCCCCCGGGTGGGCTCGAACCACCAACCTTTCGGTTAACAGCCGAACGCGCTAGCCAATTGCGCCACGGAGGCACAACGACAGTGATGCGATTCTAGGTTTActaattttaataaatacTAAATTATATTTCCTATACATAGAACCGGTGATAAAATTCAGCCTCCAGCCGAACatcaaaataattcaattaaatgCCCGAATCATCAAGACTGAGTCTAGATTTTGAAATCATAACGATTCTAAAATAAACtccaataataaaatcaacggACGAAATATGACcgttaagaatttttcatcccataAATCATGTCTCGAAATTCCCCTAAATAATATTCGggtaattcattattcattaaaaaatatatatatatatatatttagggGTAACAGAGCTAAGCAGCAAATCGATCCGAGGAGGTCGGTGCGTTGTTGCAATGATGGCGGGTGTATAAACGGTCGCAATCCAGAAACCtaataacgaaaatatataatataataaattttgtaataaaGAACCTTTCACTTAGAAAATATTGATCCAATTTTTGTGACCCGTTTAATGTGGTTAGGGCAACAAATTAGCTCGTGataatttcaacgaatatTTCTATTGGAGGTAATTTTTTGGCGGGAAGTATACCAAGCAACGGAGAACCTAGCGGCGCACCTCGCAGTCATTCTCTTCTCTTGGTACGCGAACGTCACGGAGCTAAAGCGTTCCCGGTTCCCAACAACTGCGTTCTCTCGTAATTCCCGTCCCGCGCGCAGGCCTTTGTCTCGCAACGAAAATCCGAGGTGAGTCCAGTCTACGTTTTCCctacaaatattttattattagtcTGGTAAATTTATAATCTAAAGCTAAAAATCGCAGTTAATTATTAGTTTATTCACTCTATTTTACCACCATTTTATTTTGTAGATGTATAACTTACTAACAGAGATATTAATTCATACGTTAAATATACTATATTCACCAAACGCATACGGGTGATGCCATTTGTAGCTATGGCGTCTTTCGGTTGTCTGGAGCcttcgttcaattattttactaCCGAATATcttaaatatttaattaaccTGATAcccaattcaatttttacctgCAAATTATCACTCGATTAAAATTTACAGATGAAgttctctattttttaaatactctACAATTCTCGTATACATTCATAATCTTGATATACCAAATCTACACATCGCATTAAACCAAAGTAGGTTTTGAAAATGGCGGGCGcggaattttcataaaattaaaacatgTTTCGTTTCGGAcggtttatttatctattctgtgtttttttccGTCATAAGTTTTCATCTGGTctattttctaatattttttatttctacgcaTTGGGTAAATAAACGGCGCGCGAAATCGGCGGGACTtgaatacatttttcttcccaAGATCTGGATACTTCCCTTCCTTCGGGAATTtagtatgtatacatttgtCCTAGCTTTTCCTCGGAAGATGCGCGCGCttcgaaaaatgtattttcctAGGATACATGGGCTAGGTATGTGTAGAACCTCCGAAAATCGATAGATACCTTAGCTGACAGATAATTAGTATGTAATTTACCGGAAGAAGTCGTTGGTTCCTCATTAATTATCAGCGATTAAATTCAATCCGCCATCATCACCGGCTGATTCTACAAGAAGCGATGGAAAAGTTTTGTCTTCAGTTTCCACTTGTTTTTTGTCATGTTCACGgctttttcgtgaaattatacatgtgtattctttttttaaaatcattaCTTTTGAAATGTGATTACTGCAACGCATACATTTGATTAATGAAATTCATCCTGTTGAGTGGGTGCAATATTTTTGTCGTACATGACGTCATATCAAATGTATTTCATTATTGTTTATACACGCGAGTTATGAGAGACGCCGACACCGACGCTTTCCCTCCCGATTCCCGAATCCCGATCGTAGCGCCCTGATGCCCAGTTTCGGCAGTCAGCCCTCATCATCATAGAAACTGGGAAGGCGGCGTCGTTTTATGAAATACGTAAACAATCCCTTCATGTGGTATCATCACAATCGGCAGAGTAAATTTTGCTTTCATTGGGCGTTGAAAGAGCTATATCTCGGATTATTTAATCTTtcgataaaatagaataaagacGCGGCTTTACTAGGTGCGAAAACAACAAATTAATCTCCACTTGATAATTACATGCCACTACTACGACAATGTAGCCATTCTactgttttctgttttttattattgtatgAAACGACGATAGCGATTTTACGGAGAGTACAGCAAGCTTTTATCGATAGAGTCGGTAAATTTGATTACCAATTAATTTACTAAAGTAAtgattttgattatcagatGCCTACACGCCCGAATGACGATGAGAATCACATTGCATTGAAGTCGTGTTAACCcactttttattctcaataGTGCATAATTCAGCTTATATCTACATTTTTTCTGCTCCATAACATATTATTGATTACTTTCAATCGATGATTATGCCAATGTTACTACTTCTAATAAAAAATACTGGGTATGGCGCATGCAATTTGTTTGCTATCCACGTGATGTGTAATTGACtttcttgtttattttcaGATCGTTAACGTCCAATTTACAAAACCAATAAATATGTCAGACGACGGTTCACCGGTtgtggaagataaaaaaaagcgtGGTCGTCCCTCGAAAAGCCCTGTTaaagaagcaaaaagaagGGGAAGACCTCcagcagaaaaaaacaatgtcgTAGCAAAGTCTGACGATGAAGACGACACCCCAGCACCAGTCAAAAGGGGTAGAGGGCGTCCAAAGGGAACGAATAAGAAGAAGGTTGGCCTTAGCTTGAACAATGAACCTCATTCGTTTGTTTAAAGTTCCCATATTTGAC contains:
- the LOC105692544 gene encoding chromatin assembly factor 1 p55 subunit gives rise to the protein MGDKDGETFDDAVEERVINEEYKIWKKNTPFLYDLVMTHALEWPSLTAQWLPDVTRPEGKDYSVHRLILGTHTSDEQNHLLIASVQLPNEDAQFDASHYDNEKGEFGGFGSVSGKIEIEIKINHEGEVNRARYMPQNPCVIATKTPSSDVLVFDYTKHPSKPDPNGECHPDLRLRGHQKEGYGLSWNPNLNGYLLSASDDHTICLWDINATPKEHRVIDAKTIFTGHTAVVEDVAWHLLHESLFGSVADDQKLMIWDTRCNNTSKPSHTVDAHTAEVNCLSFNPYSEFILATGSADKTVALWDLRNLKLKLHSFESHKDEIFQVQWSPHNETILASSGTDRRLHVWDLSKIGEEQSTEDAEDGPPELLFIHGGHTAKISDFSWNPNEPWVICSVSEDNIMQVWQMAENIYNDEEPDTPASELEGGAS
- the LOC105692500 gene encoding DNA repair and recombination protein RAD54-like, encoding MMRSAAPSQRGKRPGEISPIQLGGPALPQRESKRKRTEKEIVISRKPLMQMAIPSTPELLSEHEERIKKLLSKPFKIPIPGYRLSGRSLGMHMAGPRCALHDPDEANALVVYTPPELSEHDKLKLDTSKQLVHVVVDPVLCDILRPHQREGVRFMYECVTGKRIENAYGCIMADEMGLGKTLQCITLLWTLLKQGPEAKPLIEKAVIVAPSSLVKNWYNEIHKWLGKRVNPLAIDGGSKLDIDNKLKGFMKTYGRRCANPILIISYETFRLHSHVLHQDEVGLVLCDEGHRLKNSENQTYQALMGLKAKRRVLLSGTPIQNDLLEYFSLVHFVNQGLLGTAQEFRRKFEIPILRGQDAGATDSERAKAQECLNELVTMVNKCLIRRTSALLSKYLPVKHELVICVKLNSLQTKLYQNFIKSDSIRKSMQGDEPGSGKKGSLSALSAITLLKKLCNHPDLVYEKIMEKSEGFENAAELLPPNYNTKDVRPELSGKLMVLDCLLALVKSSTTDKVVLVSNYTQTLDLFEKLCRKRTYRYVRLDGTMTIKKRSKVVDSFNDPNSGDFIFMLSSKAGGCGLNLIGANRLVMFDPDWNPANDDQAMARVWRDGQKKPCFIYRLLCTGTIEEKIFQRQAHKKALSSTVVDQEDDVARHFTLSDLRDLFTLEENTISDTHSKFKCKRCVNGVEIRGPPEGTDCNSDLSDWRHAHNSRHLPDIPLRQCWSSGISFVFHHRSHEQIKAEIPLISDKND
- the LOC105692505 gene encoding tRNA-dihydrouridine(20a/20b) synthase [NAD(P)+]-like isoform X1, whose amino-acid sequence is MATDILEILQQPQLTKICAPMVRYSKLQFRTLVRRYDCDLCFTPMILADSFVQSAEARDNEFSTNKNDVPLVVQFAAKTVDDFVGAAEMVVPYAGGVDLNCGCPQRWAMKSGYGVDLLGKPELVRDLVLQVRNRIPPPFTVSVKIRLLKDIRKTIELCQMLEKAGLSFITVHARTPQMRNEPIDLEGLRIVRDSIKMPLIANGDVKQLKDAKNLHENFNCQGVMSANGLLTNPALFAGYSKTPLTCIQDWLDITASIPTHFLCMHHHLVFMLEKILPKKDRCYFNNLQTKESVLEFIDNYYGIKPRVDNKCSELIECYYDIRPGKYFKEVLKNCSDEAFEDFMENIFIEV
- the LOC105692505 gene encoding tRNA-dihydrouridine(20a/20b) synthase [NAD(P)+]-like isoform X2, encoding MILADSFVQSAEARDNEFSTNKNDVPLVVQFAAKTVDDFVGAAEMVVPYAGGVDLNCGCPQRWAMKSGYGVDLLGKPELVRDLVLQVRNRIPPPFTVSVKIRLLKDIRKTIELCQMLEKAGLSFITVHARTPQMRNEPIDLEGLRIVRDSIKMPLIANGDVKQLKDAKNLHENFNCQGVMSANGLLTNPALFAGYSKTPLTCIQDWLDITASIPTHFLCMHHHLVFMLEKILPKKDRCYFNNLQTKESVLEFIDNYYGIKPRVDNKCSELIECYYDIRPGKYFKEVLKNCSDEAFEDFMENIFIEV
- the LOC105692499 gene encoding high mobility group protein HMG-I/HMG-Y, translated to MSDDGSPVVEDKKKRGRPSKSPVKEAKRRGRPPAEKNNVVAKSDDEDDTPAPVKRGRGRPKGTNKKKGSAVKVAAPPSGRPRGRPKKVEEKPESTGEEEDEQEEEEEEN